The following proteins are co-located in the Heteronotia binoei isolate CCM8104 ecotype False Entrance Well chromosome 8, APGP_CSIRO_Hbin_v1, whole genome shotgun sequence genome:
- the YEATS4 gene encoding YEATS domain-containing protein 4 isoform X2, with protein MFKRMAEFGPDSGGRVKDMSAYVKKIQFKLHESYGNPLRVVTKPPYEITETGWGEFEIIIKIFFIDPNERPVTLYHLLKLFQSDTNAILGKKTVVSEFYDEMIFQDPTAMMQQLLTTSRQLTLGAYKHETEFANVEVKTREKLEAAKKKTSFEIAELKERLKASRETINCLKNEIRKLEDDDQSKEI; from the exons ATGTTCAAGAGAATGGCTGAGTTTGGGCCTGACTCTGGAGGGAGAGTGAAG GATATGTCTGCCTACGTAAAGAAAATTCAGTTTAAGTTGCATGAAAGCTATGGTAATCCATTACGAG TTGTAACTAAACCACCGTATGAAATCACTGAAACCGGATGGGGTGAATTTGAAATcatcattaaaatattttttattgaTCCTAATGAGAGACCT GTGACCCTGTACCATTTGCTGAAGTTGTTTCAGTCTGATACTAATGCAATCCTGGGGAAAAAAACTGTCGTTTCTGAATTCTATGATGAGATG ATTTTTCAGGATCCTACTGCAATGATGCAGCAACTCCTGACTACATCTCGGCAATTAACACTTGGTGCTTATAAGCATGAAACAGAAT TTGCCAATGTAGAAGTAAAAACTCGGGAGAAGCTAGAAGCTGCCAAAAAGAAAACCAGTTTTGAGATTGCTGAGCTTAAAGAGAGATTAAAAGCAAGTCGTGAAACTATAAACTGTTTGAAAAATGAAATCAGGaaacttgaagatgatgatcagtCCAAAGAGATATAA
- the YEATS4 gene encoding YEATS domain-containing protein 4 isoform X1, giving the protein MFKRMAEFGPDSGGRVKGVTIVKPIVYGNVARYFGKKREEDGHTHQWTVYVKPYRNEDMSAYVKKIQFKLHESYGNPLRVVTKPPYEITETGWGEFEIIIKIFFIDPNERPVTLYHLLKLFQSDTNAILGKKTVVSEFYDEMIFQDPTAMMQQLLTTSRQLTLGAYKHETEFANVEVKTREKLEAAKKKTSFEIAELKERLKASRETINCLKNEIRKLEDDDQSKEI; this is encoded by the exons ATGTTCAAGAGAATGGCTGAGTTTGGGCCTGACTCTGGAGGGAGAGTGAAG GGTGTTACTATTGTGAAACCTATAGTTTATGGGAATGTTGCACGCTATTTTGGGAAGAAACGGGAAGAGGATGGACACACGCATCAGTGGACAGTTTATGTTAAACCTTATAGAAACGAG GATATGTCTGCCTACGTAAAGAAAATTCAGTTTAAGTTGCATGAAAGCTATGGTAATCCATTACGAG TTGTAACTAAACCACCGTATGAAATCACTGAAACCGGATGGGGTGAATTTGAAATcatcattaaaatattttttattgaTCCTAATGAGAGACCT GTGACCCTGTACCATTTGCTGAAGTTGTTTCAGTCTGATACTAATGCAATCCTGGGGAAAAAAACTGTCGTTTCTGAATTCTATGATGAGATG ATTTTTCAGGATCCTACTGCAATGATGCAGCAACTCCTGACTACATCTCGGCAATTAACACTTGGTGCTTATAAGCATGAAACAGAAT TTGCCAATGTAGAAGTAAAAACTCGGGAGAAGCTAGAAGCTGCCAAAAAGAAAACCAGTTTTGAGATTGCTGAGCTTAAAGAGAGATTAAAAGCAAGTCGTGAAACTATAAACTGTTTGAAAAATGAAATCAGGaaacttgaagatgatgatcagtCCAAAGAGATATAA